Within the Arthrobacter sp. UKPF54-2 genome, the region CACGGTGAAATGCAGCGGCCCAAGAACGTCTTCAAGGGCCTCGCCCGCTAGGACCACCAGGCCGGCGCGGGGCGGATCGGGCGTCAGCGGGGGTGGCGGGCGCTGAGCCGCTGGACGGCCAGCGCCAGCCACAGCTGCACCCGGTCCGCGGTCTGGGCCGGGTCGTAGCCGGTCAGTTCGGTGATCTGGGCCAGCCGGTAGCGGACCGTGTTGCGGTGCAGTGTCAGCTCCTCGGCGACGGCGGCCACCGAACCGTTGTTGGACAGGTAGCTCTCCAGCGTGGTCATCAGTTCGGCGCCGTGCGCGGCGTCGAACGTCCGGAGCGGGTTCAGCGACTCGTTGGCCATGTCCGCCAGCGGAACGTCCTCGCTGGCCAGCAGCAGTGAGGTCAGGCTCAGCCGCTCCGGTTCGTTGACGGGCAGGCCGTGGCTTGCCGCGTCGCGGGCTTCGAAGTAGCTCCAGCGCAAGCCGTTCGGCTTGGTGTACGCGCCGCCGATCCCGATCGTGGCGTGGATGCCGGCCTCGGCGAGGTGGTCGCTGAGGCTCCGGGCCAGCGCGCTGGCGCCGCTGCCGTCGTCGTGCACCAGCACCACCAGGTCCTTGCCGACGACGGCGGTCACGGCCGCCGCCAGCGGCTGCGGCAGCGAGGAACTGCCCAACTGCTTGGCGTGGGCGGCCGATTCCGCCAGCAGCACCACGTTCTTGCGGGTGCTGTTGACGCCGATGCCGGCCAGGCGCCGGGTGGCCTCCGTGGGCTCCAGCGTCCCGTGGATGACGTCCTCGAGCACCTGCCCGGCGAGGGCCCGCTGCGCCTGGCGCTGCTTGACCATGTTGTTGAGTTCCACGCTGATCAGGTTTTGCGCGTAGCCGACGATCCCCGAGTCCTCGAACGGGTGCCGGACCCACAGCGTGCAGGCGTCGCGGCGTCCGGTCGGGATCGGGTAGGAGGCCCAGCCGTCCGCGGTGGGCGAGGGGCCGCCGGCTGCGCTGTTGTAGAGCTGGGCGGTGAACTGCGTCAGGACAATGTCGGTGCGCAGCATGGAGCCCAGGTGTTTGAGCAGTTCGGCCAGGCCGCCGCCGGTCAGCAGGGCGCGGGCCAGGACCTGATGCCCGGCGATCAGGCGCTCCAGCTTGGCGTAGTGGTCCGCCGACTGGGCGTCGGCGACGAGCTTGCCGATCGCGATAAAGGGTGTCTCGTAGGGCACTTCGACTACCGGCAAGCCCCAGCGGTTGGCCTCCGCGATCAGGGCGGGAGGCACCGCCTCGTGGGTCAGGCCGATTCCGAAGCCGATGCCGACCGCGCCGGCGCGCTGGACCTGGCGCACAAAGCGGCGCTGCTCCGGCGCGCTCCGCAGCCGCATCCCGGTGGTGAGGATCAACTCCCCGCCGTTGAGGAAGCGCTGCGGGTCCTCCTGCTCCGTCACCGCCACCCAGTGGATGTCCTGGTGCCAGGTGGTCTCCGCGAGGCCCGCCTTGGTCAGCTTGAGGGACGGCACACCCAGCAGGGCCGCGAGCGAAATTGCCATGGAATCAGGATAGCCGGGCGCTGGTCAAGCGCACTAAATCCCTCTGGCTTCGGTGTGCAGCTGCCTATTCCCCGGCTTGGCCGCCTGGCATAGGCTCGGAGCAGTCGCAGATCCCTTCCCCCTGCCTTCGCCAGGCCAGCACGAAAGAGGTTGTACACCGTGGTTCAAACCTTGCAGAACTTCATCAACGGCGAGTTCGTCACCCCCGCCGGGACCGCCCTGCTGGACATCGTCAACCCCACCAACGGGGAGGTGGTGGCCAAGGCGCCGGTCTCGGTGCAGGCCGACGTCGACGCCGCCATGGCCGCCGCGAAGGACGCCTTCGCCAGCTGGAAGCACGTCACCCCCGGCCAGCGCCAGCTGATGCTGCTCAAGCTCGCCGACGCCGTCGAGGCCAACAGCGACGAACTTGTCGAAGCCCAGCACCGCAACACCGGCCAGGTCCGCTCCCTGATCGCCGCCGAGGAAGTCGCCGCGGGCGCCGACCAGCTGCGCTTCTTCGCCGGGGCCGCCCGTCTCCTGGAAGGCAAGTCCGCCGGCGAATACCTCGACGGCCACACCTCCTACGTGCGGCGCGAGCCGATCGGCGTCGTCGCGCAGGTCGCCCCGTGGAACTACCCGTTCCTGATGGCGATCTGGAAGATCGGCCCCGCGCTCGCGGCCGGCAACACCGTGGTGCTCAAGCCCTCCGACACCACGCCGGAGTCCACCCTGGTCCTGGCCCGCCTCGCCGGCGAGATCCTCCCGGCCGGCGTGCTGAACGTCGTCCTCGGCACCGGCGAGACCGGTTCCCTGATGGTCGAGCACAAGGTCCCGGGCCTGGTCTCGATCACCGGGTCCGTGCGGGCCGGCATCGCCGTCGCCTCCGGAGCCGCGAAAGGCCTCAAGCGCGCCCACCTGGAACTCGGCGGCAAGGCCCCCGCGATCGTGTTCAAGGACGCGGACATCAAAAAGAGCGCCGCAGCCATCGCCGAGTTCGCGTTCTTCAACGCCGGCCAGGACTGCACCGCCATCACCCGCGTCCTGGTCCAGGACTCCGTGCACGACGACGTCGTGGCCGCCATGGTGGAGCACACCAAGACCCTGCACACCGGCTCGCAGAACGACGAGGACAACTACTTCGGCCCGCTGAACAACATCAACCACTTCAACGCGGTCAGCTCCGTCGTGGAGCACCTTCCGGCGAACTGCAAGATCGAGACCGGCGGCCACCGGGCGGGGGAGAAAGGCTTCTTCTTCGAGCCCACCATTGTCACCGGCGCCAAGCAGACCGACGACATCGTGCAGAAGGAAACGTTCGGCCCGGTCATCACGGTGCAGAAGTTCAGCACCGAGGCCGAGGCGATCGAGCTGGCCAACGACGTCGACTACGCCCTGGCTTCCAGCGTCTGGACCACGGACCACGGCACCGCCATGCGGGTCAGCCGCGACCTGGATTTCGGCGCCGTCTGGATCAACACCCACATCCTGCTCACCGCCGAGATGCCGCACGGCGGCTTCAAGCAGTCCGGCTACGGCAAGGACCTCTCGATGTACGGCGTCGAGGACTACACCCGCATCAAGCACGTCATGTCCGCATTAGATGCATAGCGCTGCTGCGTAACGCCCACTGACCCCGCCGCCTGACCGGCCTCGCCGCCCACCCCCGCACGCTTAGAAAGGCGTCCCCATGACCACCACAGCAAACGACATCACTTACCGCCTTGAGCAGAAGCGCCGCGTCCAGGCCGACTTCCCGGGCCCCAAGTCCGTCGCCCTGACCGAGCGCCGCAAGGCCGTCGTCGCGTCCGGCGTCGCCTCCAGCGTCCCGGTCTACGTCGCCGACGCCGACGGCGGCATCATCCACGACGTCGACGGGAACTCCTTCATCGACCTCGGCTCCGGCATCGCCGTCACGAGCGTCGGCGCCTCGGATCCCGCCGTCGTCGGCGCCGTCAAGGAGGCCGTGGAGCACTTCACCCACACCTGCTTTATGGTCACCCCTTACGAGGGTTATGTGGCCGTCGCCGAGCAGCTGAACCGCCTCACCCCGGGCGACCACGAGAAGCGCACCGTGCTGTTCAACTCTGGCGCCGAGGCCGTGGAAAACGCCGTTAAGGTGGCCCGCCTCGCCACCGGCCGGGACGCCGTCGTCGCCTTTGACCACGCCTACCACGGCCGCACCAACCTGACCATGGCGCTGACCGCCAAGGCCATGCCGTACAAGACCAACTTCGGCCCGTTCGCGCCGGAGGTCTACCGGATGCCGATGAGCTACCCGTACCGCGAGGAAAACCCGGAGATCACCGGTGCCGAGGCCGCCAAGCGCGCCATCACCATGATCGAGAAGCAGATCGGCGGCGAGTCGGTGGCCGCGATCATCATCGAGCCGATCCAGGGCGAGGGCGGTTTCATCGTCCCGGCCGAGGGCTTCCTGCCGGCCCTCGCGGCCTGGGCCAAGGACAAGGGCATCGTCTTCATCGCCGACGAGGTCCAGTCCGGTTTCTGCCGCACCGGTGAATGGTTCGCCGTGAACCACGAAGGTGTTGTCCCGGACATCATCACCATGGCCAAGGGCATCGCCGGCGGCATGCCGCTCTCGGCCATCACCGGTCGCGCCGAGCTGCTCGACGCCGTCCACCCCGGCGGCCTCGGCGGCACCTACGGCGGCAACCCCGTCGCCTGCGCCGCGGCGCTGGCCTCGATCGGTTCGATGGAGCAGTACGACCTCAACGCCCGCGCCCGCCACATCGAGGAGATCGCCCTCGGCAAGCTGCAGGAACTCGCCACCGAGCTCCCCGTGATCGGCGACGTCCGCGGCCGCGGCGCCATGCTCGCCGTCGAACTGGTCCAGGCCGGCTCCAAGGAACCGAACCCGGAACTGACCAAGGCCGTCGCCGCCGCCTGCCTCAAGGAGGGCGTCATCATCCTCACCTGCGGCACCTACGGCAACGTCATCCGGCTGCTGCCGCCGCTGGTGATCTGCGACGACCTGCTCCTGGACGGCCTCGAAGTCCTGGCCGGGGCGGTCCGCGCCCACGCCTAACAGCGCGCCCGGCACCGGCCGGACGGAGGAGCCGCGGACCCATGGGTCCGCGGCTCCTTGGTTATGTCCGCGGGGTGCCGCAAAGTTCCGCACTAATCCCGGCGCTGCTGGGCTAGAGTCGTTCCTACCACTGCAGGAACGCAGACCGGCCGACGTCGCCCGGAGACCCGGAGCCAAGCTGGATTCTGCCCCA harbors:
- a CDS encoding PucR family transcriptional regulator, encoding MAISLAALLGVPSLKLTKAGLAETTWHQDIHWVAVTEQEDPQRFLNGGELILTTGMRLRSAPEQRRFVRQVQRAGAVGIGFGIGLTHEAVPPALIAEANRWGLPVVEVPYETPFIAIGKLVADAQSADHYAKLERLIAGHQVLARALLTGGGLAELLKHLGSMLRTDIVLTQFTAQLYNSAAGGPSPTADGWASYPIPTGRRDACTLWVRHPFEDSGIVGYAQNLISVELNNMVKQRQAQRALAGQVLEDVIHGTLEPTEATRRLAGIGVNSTRKNVVLLAESAAHAKQLGSSSLPQPLAAAVTAVVGKDLVVLVHDDGSGASALARSLSDHLAEAGIHATIGIGGAYTKPNGLRWSYFEARDAASHGLPVNEPERLSLTSLLLASEDVPLADMANESLNPLRTFDAAHGAELMTTLESYLSNNGSVAAVAEELTLHRNTVRYRLAQITELTGYDPAQTADRVQLWLALAVQRLSARHPR
- a CDS encoding aminobutyraldehyde dehydrogenase, which translates into the protein MVQTLQNFINGEFVTPAGTALLDIVNPTNGEVVAKAPVSVQADVDAAMAAAKDAFASWKHVTPGQRQLMLLKLADAVEANSDELVEAQHRNTGQVRSLIAAEEVAAGADQLRFFAGAARLLEGKSAGEYLDGHTSYVRREPIGVVAQVAPWNYPFLMAIWKIGPALAAGNTVVLKPSDTTPESTLVLARLAGEILPAGVLNVVLGTGETGSLMVEHKVPGLVSITGSVRAGIAVASGAAKGLKRAHLELGGKAPAIVFKDADIKKSAAAIAEFAFFNAGQDCTAITRVLVQDSVHDDVVAAMVEHTKTLHTGSQNDEDNYFGPLNNINHFNAVSSVVEHLPANCKIETGGHRAGEKGFFFEPTIVTGAKQTDDIVQKETFGPVITVQKFSTEAEAIELANDVDYALASSVWTTDHGTAMRVSRDLDFGAVWINTHILLTAEMPHGGFKQSGYGKDLSMYGVEDYTRIKHVMSALDA
- the gabT gene encoding 4-aminobutyrate--2-oxoglutarate transaminase, whose translation is MTTTANDITYRLEQKRRVQADFPGPKSVALTERRKAVVASGVASSVPVYVADADGGIIHDVDGNSFIDLGSGIAVTSVGASDPAVVGAVKEAVEHFTHTCFMVTPYEGYVAVAEQLNRLTPGDHEKRTVLFNSGAEAVENAVKVARLATGRDAVVAFDHAYHGRTNLTMALTAKAMPYKTNFGPFAPEVYRMPMSYPYREENPEITGAEAAKRAITMIEKQIGGESVAAIIIEPIQGEGGFIVPAEGFLPALAAWAKDKGIVFIADEVQSGFCRTGEWFAVNHEGVVPDIITMAKGIAGGMPLSAITGRAELLDAVHPGGLGGTYGGNPVACAAALASIGSMEQYDLNARARHIEEIALGKLQELATELPVIGDVRGRGAMLAVELVQAGSKEPNPELTKAVAAACLKEGVIILTCGTYGNVIRLLPPLVICDDLLLDGLEVLAGAVRAHA